In Necator americanus strain Aroian chromosome IV, whole genome shotgun sequence, the following proteins share a genomic window:
- a CDS encoding hypothetical protein (NECATOR_CHRIV.G17156.T1) — protein MTVGLAPNAGELPPVIPAPKRDFNKRFSVPRQASERRVTIRPYESFRDRRETEKPQITFGFAALSTEGNKQEEDEEGTSADRASPAPSIFSIYGEDPGPSTICEQPVGAQADVFIASLGEKNRHVLKKFLENSPRQENQYFMWIKDQKTNKFTVISIKTLENHLKSTHRVRRVKWRHLSADRVSVYRYSIPAITYQKSKNFCDCVMRRKKLWLLGTWVSFILFLCVIVVLGSLNPDDRTHPYLHYNSSSTQLTIQALRNISIG, from the exons ATGACCGTCGGTCTGGCTCCGAACGCTGGCGAACTCCCACCAGTGATACCTGCTCCAAAACGGGATTTTAACAAACGATTCAGTGTACCAAGACAGGCGTCCGAACGACGTGTAACGATACGGCCGTATGAGAGCTTCAG AGACCGAAGGGAGACCGAGAAGCCTCAGATTACATTTGGATTCGCCGCGCTGAGCACCGAAGGCAATAAACAAGAGGAAGACGAAGAGGGAACTTCAg CCGATCGTGCTTCTCCCGCTCCATCAATCTTCTCCATATATGGCGAAGATCCGGGACCATCGACG atatgTGAACAACCTGTTGGTGCACAAGCTGACGTATTTATTGCTTCTCTTGGCGAGAAAAATAGACACGTACTGAagaaattcctggaaaattctcCTCGTCAGGAAAATCAATACTTTATGTGGATAAAGGATCAGAAAACCAATAAG tTCACCGTGATCTCCATCAAAACTCTCGAGAATCACCTCAAATCCACACACCGAGTGCGTCGCGTGAAATGGCGGCATCTGTCCGCAGATCGCGTTTCCGTTTACCGTTACAGTATCCCGGCGATCACCtatcaaaaatcgaaaaatttctgcGATTGTGTGATGCGACGAAAGAAACTATGGTTGTTGGGCACTTGGGTGTCGTTTATACTATTTCTTtgtgttattgttgttttggGATCGTTAAATCCAGACGATCGAACGCATCCTTATCTGCACTACAACAGCAGCTCAACGCAACTCACTATTCAAGCGTTGCGGAATATCAGCATAGGTTGA